The following is a genomic window from Heliangelus exortis chromosome 26, bHelExo1.hap1, whole genome shotgun sequence.
TCTCACCTTTCTGCACAACTCTGAGTCTCACTTCTCCAATCGCTCCATAAAAATCTGGTGGGTTCATCACCTGGCAGGTGAATGTCCCATTGTCAGTGGGCTGCAAATTCCAGATAACAATGGAAACATCATTACGCTCGATATTCCCATCCCAGGTGACTCGCTCCTTAAACCGTCCAGCGGGCAGCTTGTAGGGCTCCTTCAGGTAATAAAATACCTAGAAGAAAGAGAAGTTGTCATTCCTCTGGACTGTGCAGTCTTTGTGGTGGAAGCAGTACGTGAAAGTGGAGTGGCACCAGACCCAAGCTGCGTTGGCCCAGTCACTCTCAGATGAACTCTGAGGATATCTCAAAATGCCTTTGGTCTGGCAGCCACAtgagctctgccctgctcaggcCAAGGCTCAGCCATCTCCCAGttccagagctgagctggcaaGGCAAAACATTCTGTAAGCCACATCAGGTGCAGGATGCCAGCTAAgacacagggctcagctgtgccAAGAGTCTCATCAGGCCACAGATATTTTAACCCTAATTACCCAAGCCTAAACATAAAAACTGTTTGTTTATCCAGGGCCTGTAAACAAACCTCCTTGCTCAGCATAATCGttctgagcagcagagaaaaggcCCAGGGTGCACATATTCGTGGGCTTCAGGCTGTGCTTGCTCATCCCCACACCTGGAATGGTTGCAGTCACTGGACTCGTTGTCTTTGGGAACAGGTTTGTTAGGGCATGTGTGCATCAACGAAATGGAGCACGAAGGTCTCACTCACCGGTTCATGGGAGCTCAGGTCCTCGGGCTGAAAGTTCCAGGTCACAGACAGGTCCGGGCTAAtagggctgctgctggaaaaggtGCACTTCAGCCTCAGGTTAGTGCCATTCACAGCATGAACCTCCTTGGCAGTGTGAACTTCCACGGCTGCTGCAGGACCCAGTGCTGCAgggaaaacagcaggaaagaaaacgACTGTCTGGGGTTAAGCTTATCACCTCTTCTTATCAGCATTTAGTCTGCGCAGGAGCCTGTTTGATCTGTGCCGATGTGATCCCTAAGGGAGGTGATCCCGGCTCTGCAGGATCCAGCAGATCCCCAGTGCTGCGGGGATGCTCTCGGTTCATCTAagagctgctcagggcagcTTTCAAGGGAGTTTGCATTCGTCTGAACGGCTCGCACAGCCCTGTCTCTGTAGTTTTGTGGCTGCACGATGAAACATTTACAGATCTGATAACTGGTTGTGAGAGGACCACTGAGAAGGGCTTGCCCGAGGGGACAATGGAGTTTGCTGGGGAATTGTCTCTCTGCAGGCATGAGCAAATTTGCCATGTAGGAGGTGTAAACGCTGTTGTAAATGCCACCCCTCCTTAAAAATATACTTGCTCCTGACTGGCACTAAAGATACCAAAAACTATTCTCAAGTTTGTCCCAGTCGCATTTTCACAAGTGATTACACCCTTGCACTCAATCCCCCAAGCAGATTtctccagaaaagcagctttgccCTTTCGAGGACCAATGATCCCCAACAAACAATTGCTATTTCCCATGCCAGAGCTTCCCTTTGTACACTTTGTGTTACCACCCGAGTGTGATGCACACCACGGGGAGAACTGCCCTTACTGTTGTAAGAAGTGCCTGTTAGAAGGTAGACACCCCAGCTGGACAGCTACAGTCAGGCTGAGGAAGTCCACAGAAAATCCTTAAGGTAAATCTGCAAGCATTTGTTTGCCAAAAAGCATCCTCTGTTAACCAACCCCCCTTAGCTGCTGCTTTCAAAATAAGTTTACATTGCTAACTCCATGCTACCCCCCCTGATCAGCAAGAGCTTTGGCTCTCCAAGTCAGTGGGTTAATTGCCACAAAAGAGCAGTACTGAGCTAAAAACCTTGCTGCTGAAAGGGACAGTCCTCCCTCTGCCTGACATCACTTTTCTTTTACACACCAGTCAAATTTagccagcagaaaaagaaaatattaataatttcctGTCACTTTAGGAAGTGGAATTGATTACCCCGGTGTGATTCAAGCAAACACCAAAAAGCTTATCTGGTGGCTGTAAAATATGGCCCTGTAACAAAAACAATAGACAAATTTcctgtatttgaaaataatttataaccAAAGACTGCCTTGccaaaaaatttctttcctcaaaGGAGAAAGTATTTGAAATGCCAAAACATGGAAGGTGTTCACATTTGAAAAACCTATTGGTAGAGATCATGCTTCACAAAGATTCAGCATCAAACCttttaaacttctttaaaaGAACAAGTGTAAAATAGTTCTTTTCAAGGTGGGTCACTGGGTGTATCTCTGTGCCTTTGGGAAAGGAGGACGTGGTGCTCTTGCATTCCAGCTATATTGATCTAAACCACTGGAAATTCAGGCAGGTTTATGGTCCATCTGGAATCACTGCTGTGTGAAGGATCTAAACCCAGTGCTGATTAACAATCCCTTATTATTTAGTAAcaaagacagtgaaaaaaaccatcaaGGAGTAAAGTCCAGATTCCTggcaagagaggaaaagatgTGTAACAAGAGCTCAGAATGAGATCAGTGTTCTCCTTCCGCTTGAACACACCTAAACCTGTTTGTCAAAGAAATTCAGTAACTTCGTGGCACTCTCAGTGAACCCCGGTCCGAAAGGATCACAAAATTGTGATCAGAAGTACCTGAGACTTCTGTAAAGTCCCTGCCTTAATGAGGATGATAATTAAGGGATCAGAAGAGGAAAGTCCAGGTGGAGGTGAGACCAGACGGTCCCAGGTTTCCTTACCTCGGAGCTGTACCCcaaggaagagcagagcaggcagccagcTGGGGCCATCCATCGGGAAGACAAATCCCTGCTCCACGGCTCAGCAGTGCCAGAAGGAGAAATCCCTTTCAGGTTCTCGATGACTGGATGAAAGATGAGTTTCTCAAAGCCTTCCTGGCACAGTACAACAGATTTCTTTCAGCTTGGTCTGCAAGGCGATGGGAACATCCCCTGCCCTTACACTGAAAGGCAAAGTGCAGCCAGCACAACTCACTTCTGTGTGTAAAACAGGGAGATTTTCAAGGTaagattaatttcttctgcCTCCCATATTCCTTTGCTCTTTTGTGTTGCAATCATTCCTCCTCCCAGCTTCCACCTGAAACCACTCCCCTCTTGTGGGAGGTAATGTCGCTCCTAAAAGAAAATTTGCCTTAAGGTGTTTGTAGATGGCCTGAAGGAATGAGGGACACTCGTTTGGTAAAAAGCTGCGAACAGTCCATAAAAGCCAGCCCAAAAGAGACAGCCTCTGGTAGCAGCGTGGGCACACACCCAGAGGATGGAAATGTCCTCCTGAAACACAGATACTTACAGGAAGACATCCCAGGTTATGAGCTTTGGCTGTGGCTGAGGCAGAGTGAAGGCAGGGACACGGAGGATGCCCTGGGTGTTTTGAAGGGCTCCTCTCAGCTCCGAGCtgtggagcagagcaagggCACCCTTGTTGCTCTGATTGGGGTATTTCGGATTACCTGGGACACACTGAGAGGATGGCAGAACTGGCCAAAACAAGGGGTTTGGTGGGaagacagcagcagggaaaacGTGAACATCTCTCCTGCCATTTACTCTTGTGACATCCTTACAGCAACTTCTGAGAACATTTTCAACTTTTAAGTTTCAATTTATCCCTGCTAATTGCTCTGATATACAACGTGTCCCTTATATTCCTGGGAATCATCTGACTCCTGTGTTAACCTGATATCACTACATCTCCTCAGATTGCCACTCAGTTACTATTCCAAAAcagtgcttttgtttctctcattTACACCATAAACACTTACTAGGCCGggttctttgtttgttttgcaagcAGAGGATACTTTTTGCCTCTTCTGATTTATTTGGTGTCAAGTATCCACAAGGCAGTGCTCAGCAGTCccttccctgccacctcccaAGATCCTTTCTGTACAGCAGCAGACTCTGATCCCCGGGCAGCCCATGCAGAGTCCAGGAGGACAAGTGTGTTTGGTGCTGGAACTGCCCTTTGGCCACTCCTGGCTCTCACTTCAGAGCAGGCGACTGGGAAGAGGCTCTGTGCTGAACTCTTCCTTGCAAACTTTTAATAACTCTCAACACCTTCTTTCAAAACGTGCAGACTCCAGCTGTTAGGAGTCCCCAGCACCATTATTAGTAACCTGCATTCTCTGGTTCGGATTTTGGAAACGGACGTGAGTAAAAGACCTGACAGCTAAAGGGGGCACCTCGGTAAATGAAACGGGGCCCGGCGGACGCCCCGTCGGAGCCTTGCGGATCGGACCCGGCTGGAAGGGG
Proteins encoded in this region:
- the MPZL2 gene encoding myelin protein zero-like protein 2, giving the protein MDGPSWLPALLFLGVQLRALGPAAAVEVHTAKEVHAVNGTNLRLKCTFSSSSPISPDLSVTWNFQPEDLSSHEPVFYYLKEPYKLPAGRFKERVTWDGNIERNDVSIVIWNLQPTDNGTFTCQVMNPPDFYGAIGEVRLRVVQKVQFSEIHFLAVAIGSACVLMVIVVTVVIICRHRRKKAQEKRIEVSDTELKEKENLKVKEEEEASPLED